A stretch of DNA from Candidatus Syntrophoarchaeum caldarius:
AGATTTAATGATCGGTGAGCGAGTATGAAAGTTTTCCTGGACACTTCTTTCTTTGTCGGGTTCTTCATGGGAAAAAGGGAGGCAAAAGAGGTATGAAAGTGTAGTTTCCGAAGAACTCTATACATCCCTGAACGTAATCGAAGAAACCACTTACATCCTGATGAAGCTCAGGGCATCAGATTTGACTGGAATCAAAAAGCACTATGATCTGATGAAAGAGATGAAGGGAAATGAGAAGGTGTATGAGAAATGTTTCAACCTGTCCAGGGACTTCTTCTTTTCTCTATCAGCGCTGGACATTAAGGTTCTTCCTTTAACTCTTTCATGGGAGGAGGTGTTAGAAACAATGAAAGAATTTCGTTTATTCCCGAACGATGCACTCATCGCTGCAACCTGCAAATATCACGGCATAAATGAGGTAGCAACCTTTAATCCCATCCCTAACCCGGACTTATAGTATACAAACCCAACCGGTATTTCGCGTATTCACAGTCATCCTTTCCCGGATAAAAAGTACACCATAAAATCCATTAAATCTAATTCTAACCGAAATTGGGATCTGCATAAACCCTTCCTGGTGGAAAAATGATATTCTGCTGGTAAGGTTAAACGGATCCAAAATAGGTGTTATCAGGGAAAATACTCGGTATTGTCAGTTCACAGAGAGCCAAGCAGGGGATATTACCTATGGGGGTTAGGGAATTGCAGGAGAGAGAAGAACTGAAGAGTCTGCAAAACTGGTAGAAATTCCAGAAGCAAAGGATATCTACCGATTCTTGAGCATAATCATGGATTCAGTCAAAAAATTCGTCTGTTTGCATGTACTTCTGGCAGGGATAGTGGCTTCGCCGGGGTTAACTCAAAGGAAGGGTTACAGGAGATTACTTAGTGGTAGGTGAAGGGGGCTATATAGACTTGCTTGTTGAGTTTGAGGAGTCTGACATCTTTAAACTTATCGAGTTCAAAGGTTATCTTTCTGAGGTGTTATGATGAAAGTTAAATTCTAAACTTACCTGACCAAATAAAAATAGAAAGGAGGATTTGGCATCACAAAAACAAATTTCTGAGGGGA
This window harbors:
- a CDS encoding protein containing PilT protein; this translates as MKLRASDLTGIKKHYDLMKEMKGNEKVYEKCFNLSRDFFFSLSALDIKVLPLTLSWEEVLETMKEFRLFPNDALIAATCKYHGINEVATFNPIPNPDL